AATTAGCTAGGAGCAGTCATCGGGGAATTACCATAGACTTATTTTACGAATCAAATACAATTGCGGTATGAGCCTCAGGTTCGATTTTACGATTTCCGAGAATCAGGATTTGAGTATTCAGGGTAGATGCACTTTCTTCAAAGAAACTGGCTTTTTTGCGTATCTGGGGGCTACAACCGAATATTTTTGAGTGAAAACCCGGTTTCTGGCAAAGAGCGCGCAATATTGTGTGCGATCGATTAACATAACAAAAAAGGTTCGTAGTGCGGACTTCAGTCCGCTTTCATTCTACGGACTGAAGTCCGCACTACGAACCTTTGGATTTTTATGTCGCGATCGCTTGATGAACTAAAAATTGCTTTCCTGAAGCTCAATCAATGCTTAACAGCCAAGTCCCTAAATAACGCATCAATGGAACGTCACCCGGAGTGCGGATGCGGACGTTGAAATGGTACATTCCGCCGGGACTTGGGTTTCTGACGTTGGAGAGCACAACCTCCACGTTGCTACCTGCTGGAATTGGCTCTGCGGGATAAATTTCTATGAATCGATTTTCTTTGTCCCAGATTACTTCTTGCAATGCTATTGTTTTGTCTTTGACGCGCACTTTAATGTCTTTTTGGTCGAATTCGCCTTTGTAATAGTCTGGATAAGTAATGTTGAGTTGCGCGATCGCCAAACTTACTTTTTTGGCAGGAATTCGCAGTCGGTATCTATCCCCAGCCATCCCGGCTTTCCCGTAATCCAAGCGATAGTTTAACTGGTTGGCGCGATCGGGGCCGCCGAAAATCGTGAATCCGGGCATGGACTGGGCTAAACTGATGGCTGGTAAGCCTGTCAGTAAGCAACCTGTAACTGCTAATGCTGAAAATAATCGTTTCATAATCACTCCTCTAATCAAACTGCTGGTGAAGCTTAAATATAGATCGCCGTCAATTTGCGATCGTGCCTACAATATACCGAATTTCTCAATTATTCTATCAGGCGGGTCGCCCGCCCTCGGTCAATTATTTTTTGTGTAATTTTTTGCGTAATACTTACAACACACATTCAAACTACAGAATAAGGCAGCTTTTTATTGTATCATGCTCTGCTGCAAACTTAAGAGTTTAGCAAAATTGAATCTATAAGACAAGTTAAAGAAGCGAGTGTAATTTTGGCGATCGGCTTTAGTATCAACGTGAGAAGCCAGCCAGCGATTGAAATCGCTTCTTGTCAAACCAAGTCCGCCTCCGCGGACTGGGAAAGCCAGCCAGCGATTAGAAATCGCGCCTACACAAACGATGTCCGCCGGACGCCGACTTGGAAATTTGAATTTCAACCTGCGGAGGCAGGTTTTGTCTGTGTAGACGCGGTTTAAACCGCCCTGTCTGTGTCAACGCGGTTTCAACCGCCCTGTCTATTAGAGTAAAGGAGAGTTCATGAAATTAGCGATCGCCAAAGAAGTCGAAGCAGAGGAACGCCGGGTAGCATTAGTACCCGACGTTGTAGCCCGATTAGTCAAACAGGGGGTCGAAGTTTGGGTTGAGGCGGGTGCCGGCGCAAAATCCTTTTTCTCGGATCTTGCTTACGAACAAGCCGGAGCTCGTGTTGTCGCCGATACTGCTACGCTGTGGGGCGAAGCCGATGTCGTAGTCAAAATCGGAGAGTTCAAAGAATCAGAAGTTCACCAACTTCGTGAAGGAGGAGTTTGCATCGGATTTTTGAATCCCTTGGGAAATCCGGCTTTAGTACAGCGTTTGGCCGATCGCAAAGTAACTGCATTCAGCATGGAAATGATTCCGCGCACCAGCCGTGCTCAAAGCATGGACGCCCTCTCATCCCAAGCCAACATCGCCGGTTACAAAGCCGTACTGATTGCAGCCTGTGCATTACCGAAATATTTCCCGATGCTGACAACGGCGGCGGGTACAATTCGCCCCGCGAAAATATTGGTAATGGGCGTAGGCGTTGCGG
This DNA window, taken from Microcoleus sp. bin38.metabat.b11b12b14.051, encodes the following:
- a CDS encoding DUF2808 domain-containing protein; the encoded protein is MKRLFSALAVTGCLLTGLPAISLAQSMPGFTIFGGPDRANQLNYRLDYGKAGMAGDRYRLRIPAKKVSLAIAQLNITYPDYYKGEFDQKDIKVRVKDKTIALQEVIWDKENRFIEIYPAEPIPAGSNVEVVLSNVRNPSPGGMYHFNVRIRTPGDVPLMRYLGTWLLSID